One Fundulus heteroclitus isolate FHET01 unplaced genomic scaffold, MU-UCD_Fhet_4.1 scaffold_99, whole genome shotgun sequence DNA segment encodes these proteins:
- the LOC105917360 gene encoding protein tyrosine phosphatase type IVA 2 gives MNRPAPVEISYDCLRFLITHNPTNAQLGKFVEDLKAYGVGTLVRVCAATYDKAPLEQEGIQVLDWPFDDGSAPPEQVVDDWLSLLQVKFREEPGCCVAVHCVAGLGRAPVLVALALVECGMEYEDAVHLIRQKRRGALNAKQLQYLENYRPKLCLRSKDANGQNCSVQ, from the exons ATGAACCGCCCGGCGCCGGTGGAGATCTCCTACGACTGCCTGCGGTTCCTCATCACCCACAACCCCACCAACGCGCAGCTGGGGAAGTTCGTGGAG GACCTGAAGGCCTACGGCGTGGGGACCCTGGTGAGGGTCTGCGCCGCCACCTACGACAAGGCGCCGCTGGAGCAGGAAGGCATCCAGGTTCTG GATTGGCCGTTCGACGATGGCTCCGCCCCTCCGGAGCAGGTGGTCGATGATTGGCTGAGCCTGCTGCAGGTGAAGTTCCGGGAGGAGCCCGGCTGCTGCGTGGCGGTCCACTGCGTGGCCGGACTGGGCCG GGCGCCGGTGCTGGTGGCCCTGGCTCTGGTCGAGTGTGGCATGGAGTACGAAGACGCGGTCCACCTCATCAGACA GAAACGTCGCGGCGCTCTGAACGCCAAGCAGCTGCAGTACCTGGAGAACTACCGGCCCAAACTCTGCCTGCGCTCCAAAGATGCTAACGGACAGAACTGCAGCGTGCAGTAG